The following are encoded together in the Streptomyces sp. NBC_00341 genome:
- the fxlM gene encoding methyltransferase, FxLD system: protein MRQVRKEAWQEHYEGGRGFRPLCDAERTLLAEHVPAPEGGRALDAGCGTGELAVALAGMGYQVDAADFAEAALVRARAEYATVPGVRWLHVDLEHCGLPGLSGPPEGGEGGYDLVTLRLSVAFLRNRSSLLRALGARLRAGGAIVVITPVVEHTPPERRHIALDENELSSITDGFEEALRFEAEGLAVLVLRGSGGSFTAVEKGRPNPQAVAGAAAVVTDAAGRVLLGRSVKGMWELPGGRIEPGESAQAAAVRELAEETGLTARVEDAHVITVLHDDRLDMRRISPVVRVTDWDGELALREPEKFVRWEWHPLHTLAILGTIFMPSAQSLNAVFPGVLPGLPPVHSYPCVSDVPPVPGEPAEAARLRERMAERVIRKGRAPSARVRAALRAVPRHRFVPEVPLATAYHDDHAVVTVREAPGTAVSSVSAAWLQADMAGQLRLEPGMNVLEVGSGGYNAELLAHIIGERGRVVTVDLDPYVVQRTRRLCAEAGSGRVTAVLGDGGRGAPAHVPAGGFDGIVITHTATDIAPAWRDQLAEGGRLVVPLEIGGYTRSVTLVRRGDTLYAEHWTYCGFVRDRGAAARTAPMVRLAGGAVTVRWENGVPGDTGGLDEALCGPRHELATGLVVAGPFNFETLQVFAASTLAGFCRLTVPDGSELVAQRDAAAIVADGSLAYLTHIKIHGASEPAGSRTEFYIHAYGPAGPELARRFAACVRTWDLDVRASGYPSMSVHPAGTPDDRLPPGDVLEKPASRLVLGWPGRGAQVTGPDAPAETVVAGQST from the coding sequence TTGAGGCAGGTCCGGAAGGAAGCCTGGCAGGAGCATTACGAGGGCGGCCGGGGGTTCCGGCCCCTGTGCGACGCGGAGCGGACGTTGCTCGCTGAGCACGTACCGGCCCCGGAGGGCGGACGGGCCCTCGACGCCGGATGCGGAACCGGGGAGCTTGCCGTGGCGCTGGCCGGCATGGGCTATCAGGTGGACGCGGCCGACTTCGCCGAAGCCGCGCTCGTCCGGGCCCGCGCGGAGTACGCCACGGTGCCCGGGGTGCGCTGGCTGCACGTGGACCTGGAGCACTGCGGCCTGCCCGGCCTGTCCGGTCCGCCCGAAGGGGGCGAGGGTGGATACGACCTGGTCACCCTCCGGCTGAGCGTCGCCTTCCTCCGGAACCGTTCGTCCCTGCTGCGGGCTCTGGGGGCGCGGTTGCGTGCGGGCGGGGCGATCGTCGTCATCACGCCGGTGGTGGAACACACCCCGCCGGAGCGGCGGCACATCGCCCTGGACGAGAACGAGCTCAGCTCGATCACGGACGGATTCGAGGAGGCCCTGAGGTTCGAAGCGGAGGGCCTGGCCGTGCTGGTGCTGCGCGGCTCCGGCGGATCGTTCACCGCGGTGGAGAAGGGACGGCCGAACCCGCAAGCGGTGGCGGGCGCCGCGGCCGTGGTCACCGACGCGGCCGGTCGGGTCCTGCTGGGCCGTTCCGTAAAGGGCATGTGGGAGCTGCCCGGCGGCCGTATCGAGCCGGGCGAGTCCGCGCAGGCCGCAGCCGTAAGGGAGCTGGCGGAGGAGACCGGGCTGACGGCCCGCGTGGAGGATGCCCATGTCATCACGGTCCTGCACGACGACCGGCTGGACATGCGCCGTATCTCCCCGGTCGTCCGCGTCACCGACTGGGACGGCGAACTCGCTTTGAGGGAGCCGGAGAAGTTCGTCCGCTGGGAGTGGCACCCGCTGCACACCCTGGCCATACTCGGAACGATCTTCATGCCCTCCGCCCAATCGCTGAACGCGGTCTTCCCCGGGGTGCTTCCGGGACTGCCGCCGGTGCACTCCTACCCGTGCGTCTCCGACGTCCCGCCCGTGCCGGGCGAACCGGCGGAGGCGGCCCGGTTGCGCGAGCGGATGGCGGAGCGCGTGATCCGCAAGGGCCGGGCCCCCTCCGCCCGGGTGCGGGCCGCGCTCCGCGCGGTGCCCCGGCACCGTTTCGTCCCCGAGGTCCCGCTCGCGACGGCCTACCACGACGACCATGCCGTAGTGACCGTCCGCGAGGCCCCCGGGACTGCCGTCAGTTCGGTCTCGGCGGCCTGGCTCCAGGCCGACATGGCCGGGCAACTCCGGCTGGAACCGGGGATGAACGTGCTGGAGGTCGGTTCGGGCGGGTACAACGCGGAGCTGCTCGCGCACATCATCGGGGAGCGGGGCCGTGTGGTGACCGTCGATCTCGACCCGTACGTGGTGCAACGCACCCGACGGCTGTGCGCGGAGGCCGGGAGCGGTCGGGTCACGGCCGTACTCGGTGACGGCGGCCGGGGAGCGCCCGCACATGTGCCGGCGGGCGGGTTCGACGGCATCGTCATCACGCACACCGCGACGGACATCGCCCCGGCCTGGCGCGATCAACTGGCCGAAGGCGGAAGGCTGGTCGTCCCCCTGGAGATCGGCGGCTACACACGCTCGGTCACCCTGGTCCGGCGCGGGGACACCTTGTACGCGGAGCACTGGACGTACTGCGGATTCGTGCGCGACCGCGGCGCCGCCGCCCGCACGGCGCCCATGGTCCGGCTGGCCGGCGGGGCGGTCACGGTGCGGTGGGAGAACGGTGTCCCGGGTGACACCGGCGGTCTGGACGAGGCCCTGTGCGGGCCGCGCCACGAGCTCGCCACAGGCCTCGTCGTCGCCGGCCCGTTCAATTTCGAGACGCTCCAGGTCTTCGCGGCGAGCACTCTGGCCGGGTTCTGCCGGCTGACCGTCCCGGACGGATCCGAGCTCGTCGCCCAGCGTGACGCGGCAGCTATCGTGGCCGACGGCTCGCTCGCCTATCTGACCCACATCAAGATCCACGGTGCGTCTGAACCAGCCGGTTCCCGAACCGAGTTCTACATCCACGCGTACGGGCCGGCCGGACCGGAGCTGGCGCGACGGTTCGCCGCGTGCGTGCGCACGTGGGACCTGGACGTGCGCGCGAGCGGCTACCCGTCCATGAGCGTCCACCCGGCCGGAACCCCGGACGACCGTCTGCCGCCCGGTGACGTGCTCGAAAAGCCCGCCTCGCGGCTGGTTCTCGGCTGGCCCGGCCGTGGCGCCCAGGTGACCGGGCCGGACGCACCGGCCGAAACCGTCGTCGCAGGGCAGAGCACATGA
- a CDS encoding PIG-L deacetylase family protein, with amino-acid sequence MTSPVNGPSGGGTDRLAPSLMGVFAHPDDESLLAGGVLARSSADGARTAVVTTTWAPDSARAAELSDALGALGAGKPRLLGHADARNPSSAPGRARLVDVPLDEAVGHVVYHLREFRPDVVVTHDVLGQLTGHPDHRRTHQVTLLAVEAAGLGPLYPEAGPPWQPRALYAATHPDSGVGELGPLLTGVGKTLLAVPDAYVTTTVDVTPWVAAKWRAILAHRSEAARERSLPGILARRSEESRLKIIQTEYFTRLMPGPVPGDPHRRSVIG; translated from the coding sequence ATGACGAGCCCGGTCAACGGGCCGTCCGGCGGTGGCACCGACCGGCTCGCTCCCTCGCTGATGGGCGTGTTCGCCCACCCCGACGACGAGTCCCTGCTGGCCGGCGGTGTGCTCGCGCGGAGCTCCGCCGACGGTGCGCGCACGGCGGTCGTCACCACCACGTGGGCGCCGGACAGTGCCCGCGCGGCTGAACTCAGCGACGCCCTGGGTGCGCTCGGCGCCGGCAAGCCGCGCCTGCTCGGCCACGCCGATGCCCGTAACCCCTCGTCCGCCCCCGGACGGGCCCGGCTCGTCGACGTACCGCTCGACGAGGCCGTCGGCCACGTCGTGTACCACTTGAGGGAGTTCCGTCCCGATGTCGTGGTCACGCACGACGTGCTCGGGCAGCTGACCGGCCACCCGGACCACCGCCGCACCCACCAGGTCACCCTCCTCGCCGTCGAAGCCGCCGGACTCGGGCCGCTCTACCCCGAAGCGGGGCCTCCCTGGCAGCCTCGCGCCCTGTACGCGGCCACCCACCCCGACAGCGGCGTCGGCGAACTCGGGCCCCTGTTGACGGGCGTCGGCAAGACCCTGCTCGCCGTCCCGGACGCGTATGTGACCACGACCGTCGACGTCACCCCGTGGGTCGCGGCCAAATGGCGCGCGATCCTCGCCCATCGGAGCGAGGCCGCCCGCGAGCGGTCCCTGCCCGGCATCCTCGCCCGCCGGTCAGAGGAATCCCGCCTCAAGATCATCCAGACCGAGTACTTCACCCGCCTCATGCCCGGCCCCGTACCGGGCGATCCCCACCGGCGGTCCGTCATCGGCTGA
- a CDS encoding class I SAM-dependent methyltransferase, which translates to MDSISANRQFWNQLSGAYQHKHDPQIGAMPRLWGTYAIPDARLHALGDVTGKRVLELGCGAGQWSRALAAEGATVVGLDLSEAQLSAASHAMGAARYSLVQGAAERLPFADDSFDLVFCDYGGLSWASPQLAVPQAARILRPGGRLVFNAASPWFEACYDEAASRATTTLNQDYFGLDTIDEGQGAVSYQLTYGDWIRVLRGAGLVIDDLIEPRPEPGTANGYNQTDPPDWAHRWPAEMLWVTHKP; encoded by the coding sequence GTGGACAGCATTTCGGCCAACCGGCAGTTCTGGAACCAGCTCAGCGGCGCCTACCAGCACAAGCACGACCCGCAGATCGGCGCAATGCCCCGGCTGTGGGGCACGTACGCCATCCCCGACGCGCGACTGCACGCCCTGGGCGACGTCACCGGCAAGCGCGTCCTCGAACTCGGCTGCGGCGCCGGTCAGTGGTCCAGGGCGCTCGCCGCTGAGGGTGCCACCGTGGTCGGGCTCGACCTGTCCGAAGCTCAGCTCAGTGCGGCAAGTCACGCGATGGGAGCGGCCCGCTACTCGCTGGTGCAGGGCGCCGCCGAACGCCTCCCGTTCGCCGACGACAGCTTCGACCTGGTGTTCTGTGACTACGGCGGACTCAGCTGGGCGTCCCCGCAACTGGCCGTTCCACAGGCTGCACGCATCCTGCGCCCCGGTGGGCGCCTGGTGTTCAATGCCGCCAGCCCATGGTTCGAAGCCTGCTACGACGAAGCCGCCAGCCGCGCCACCACGACTCTGAACCAGGACTACTTCGGGCTGGACACCATCGACGAGGGCCAGGGCGCGGTCAGTTATCAGCTCACCTACGGCGACTGGATCAGGGTCCTGCGCGGAGCAGGTCTCGTCATCGACGACCTCATCGAGCCGCGGCCCGAACCCGGAACAGCCAACGGCTACAACCAAACCGACCCGCCTGACTGGGCACACCGCTGGCCGGCTGAAATGCTCTGGGTCACCCATAAACCGTGA
- a CDS encoding TetR/AcrR family transcriptional regulator has translation MTTKGHRTARRTDALSKEVIVQAATEILDADGEAALTFRTLTRHLHTGYGAIYHRVANKSDLLAAAAGGVIDRVVAGPAADAKPQEALRALALGLFDAIDAHPWVGAQLTREPWRPTLLEVYKSVAEQLQALDVPEEAVFDSAGALVNYILGVAGQHAANARVLAGAEAERDRLLGEIAAQWAQLDPVQHPWARGAAKRLPEHDDRAQFLAGVDLILAGIEAVNRGRGAGAN, from the coding sequence ATGACAACGAAGGGCCACCGGACGGCGCGACGCACCGACGCACTGTCCAAAGAGGTGATCGTCCAGGCCGCGACCGAGATCCTTGACGCCGACGGAGAGGCGGCGCTGACCTTCCGCACGCTCACCCGCCACCTGCACACGGGCTACGGGGCGATCTATCACCGGGTGGCCAACAAGAGCGACCTGCTCGCGGCGGCCGCCGGCGGTGTGATCGACCGCGTCGTGGCCGGCCCGGCGGCCGACGCGAAGCCCCAGGAAGCGCTGCGAGCCCTCGCCCTCGGCCTGTTCGACGCTATCGACGCGCACCCCTGGGTCGGTGCCCAGCTCACCCGGGAGCCCTGGCGCCCCACGCTGCTGGAGGTCTACAAGAGCGTCGCTGAGCAGTTGCAGGCACTCGATGTGCCCGAGGAAGCCGTGTTCGACTCGGCGGGCGCACTCGTGAACTACATCCTCGGAGTCGCTGGGCAGCATGCCGCCAACGCCCGCGTGCTCGCCGGCGCTGAGGCGGAGCGAGACCGTCTGCTCGGGGAGATCGCCGCGCAGTGGGCCCAGCTCGATCCCGTCCAGCACCCTTGGGCGCGCGGTGCGGCGAAGCGTCTGCCGGAACACGACGACCGTGCGCAATTCCTCGCCGGTGTCGACCTCATCCTCGCCGGCATCGAGGCCGTGAACCGTGGGCGCGGAGCTGGAGCGAACTAG
- a CDS encoding FAD-dependent oxidoreductase yields the protein MTAPVVTVIGAGLGGLALARVLHVHGIPATVYEAEASATARAQGGMLDIHPWNGQPALAAAGLIEEFHGLVLEGRESYRVLDRTGSVLLDLPDDGTGSRPEVQRGQLRQLLLDSLPDGAVRWGHKVTGVRALGNGRHEVCFANGGTVTTSLLVGADGAWSRVRPVLSDATPTYAGVTSVETFLSDAATRHPAAAEAVGAGSLFALAPGRGFLAMREADGSLHSYAQLVKPLGWPADTDASDAAALTARVVAEFEGWAPQLTALLTDSDTAPFLRRLHTLPVGHRWDPAPGITLLGDAAHLAPPNGEGANLAMLDGAELGRAVARYPDDVEKALAEYEQAMFTRAVEAAGEDVYDIMLGDDAPHSWIAMMTEEGQPS from the coding sequence ATGACGGCACCAGTGGTCACGGTCATCGGAGCCGGCCTCGGCGGTCTCGCGCTGGCCCGCGTCCTGCACGTTCACGGCATCCCGGCCACCGTCTATGAAGCGGAGGCCTCCGCGACCGCACGCGCTCAGGGCGGCATGCTCGACATACACCCCTGGAACGGCCAGCCCGCGCTGGCGGCCGCAGGGCTGATCGAGGAGTTCCACGGCCTCGTCCTGGAGGGGCGCGAGTCCTACCGGGTCCTGGACCGGACAGGATCCGTACTGCTCGACCTGCCCGACGACGGGACGGGCTCACGTCCGGAAGTACAGCGCGGTCAGCTGCGGCAACTGCTGCTCGACTCGTTGCCGGACGGCGCCGTCCGGTGGGGGCACAAGGTCACCGGCGTACGGGCCCTCGGCAACGGCCGCCACGAGGTGTGCTTCGCCAACGGCGGCACCGTCACCACGAGCCTGCTGGTCGGGGCAGACGGGGCGTGGTCACGGGTCCGGCCGGTCCTGTCGGACGCCACCCCCACGTATGCGGGCGTCACCTCCGTCGAGACCTTCCTGTCCGACGCGGCCACCCGTCACCCCGCCGCCGCCGAAGCGGTGGGTGCCGGCTCGTTGTTCGCGCTCGCGCCGGGAAGGGGGTTTCTCGCCATGCGGGAGGCCGATGGGAGCCTGCACTCCTACGCGCAGCTCGTGAAGCCGCTCGGCTGGCCCGCCGACACCGACGCGTCCGACGCCGCGGCCTTGACGGCGCGGGTCGTTGCGGAGTTCGAAGGATGGGCCCCGCAGCTCACCGCTCTCCTCACCGACAGCGACACCGCACCGTTCCTGCGCCGGCTCCACACCCTCCCGGTGGGGCACCGCTGGGATCCGGCGCCGGGGATCACGCTGCTGGGCGATGCCGCCCACCTCGCCCCGCCGAACGGTGAAGGCGCCAATCTGGCCATGCTGGACGGCGCCGAGCTCGGCCGGGCCGTCGCCCGGTATCCCGACGACGTCGAGAAGGCGCTGGCCGAGTACGAGCAGGCCATGTTCACGCGCGCCGTCGAAGCGGCCGGTGAGGACGTCTACGACATCATGCTCGGCGACGACGCGCCCCACAGCTGGATCGCCATGATGACCGAGGAGGGGCAGCCGTCATGA
- the purB gene encoding adenylosuccinate lyase encodes MTAVSAKPRIPNVLAGRYASTELAVLWSPEQKVKLERQLWLAVLRAQKDLGIEVPDAALSDYERVLDQVDLASIAEREKVTRHDVKARIEEFNALAGHEQVHKGMTSRDLTENVEQLQIRLSLELMRDRTVAVLARLGRLAGEYRELVIAGRSHNVAAQATTLGKRFATAADELLVAYGRLEDLLGRYPLRGIKGPVGTAQDMLDLLGGDAGKLADLEQRIAGHLGFAQAFTSVGQVYPRSLDYDVVTALVQLAAAPSSVAKTIRLMAGHELVTEGFKPGQVGSSAMPHKMNTRSCERVNGLMVILRGYASMTGELAGDQWNEGDVSCSVVRRVALPDAFFAFDGLVETFLTVLDEFGAFPAVVARELDRYLPFLATTKVLMGAVRAGVGREVAHEAIKENAVASALAMREQGTERNELLDKLAADERIPLDRAQLDELMADKLSFTGAAGDQVTALVSRIEEITKQHPEAAGYAPGSIL; translated from the coding sequence GTGACTGCTGTGTCTGCGAAGCCTCGCATCCCCAATGTCCTGGCCGGCCGCTACGCCTCCACGGAGCTGGCTGTCCTTTGGTCCCCCGAGCAGAAGGTGAAGCTGGAACGTCAGCTGTGGCTGGCGGTGCTGCGCGCCCAGAAGGACCTCGGGATCGAGGTACCCGATGCCGCTCTCTCCGATTACGAGCGCGTCCTCGACCAGGTCGACCTGGCCTCCATCGCTGAGCGCGAGAAGGTCACCCGGCATGACGTCAAGGCCCGCATCGAGGAGTTCAACGCTCTCGCCGGCCATGAGCAGGTCCACAAGGGCATGACGTCCCGGGACCTGACCGAGAATGTCGAGCAGCTTCAGATCCGGCTCTCCCTGGAACTGATGCGCGACCGCACCGTGGCCGTGCTGGCCCGGCTCGGCAGGCTGGCCGGCGAGTACCGCGAGCTGGTCATCGCCGGTCGCTCCCACAATGTCGCCGCGCAGGCCACGACGCTCGGCAAGCGGTTCGCGACAGCGGCTGACGAGCTGCTGGTGGCCTACGGCCGGCTGGAGGACCTGCTGGGGCGCTATCCGCTGCGCGGCATCAAGGGGCCCGTCGGCACGGCCCAGGACATGCTCGACCTGCTGGGCGGGGACGCCGGGAAGCTGGCCGACCTGGAGCAGCGCATCGCCGGCCACCTCGGCTTCGCACAGGCCTTCACCTCCGTCGGCCAGGTCTACCCGCGCTCGCTCGACTACGACGTGGTGACCGCGCTGGTACAGCTGGCCGCCGCTCCTTCCTCGGTCGCGAAGACCATCCGGCTGATGGCCGGCCACGAACTGGTGACCGAGGGTTTCAAGCCCGGTCAGGTCGGCTCGTCCGCGATGCCGCACAAGATGAACACCCGCTCCTGCGAGCGCGTCAACGGTTTGATGGTGATCCTGCGCGGCTACGCCTCGATGACCGGCGAGCTGGCGGGCGACCAGTGGAACGAGGGCGATGTGTCCTGCTCCGTGGTGCGCCGGGTGGCACTGCCGGACGCGTTCTTCGCGTTCGACGGTCTGGTGGAGACCTTCCTGACGGTGCTCGACGAGTTCGGCGCCTTCCCTGCCGTGGTCGCCCGTGAGCTGGACCGCTACCTCCCGTTCCTCGCCACCACCAAGGTGCTGATGGGAGCGGTGCGTGCGGGTGTCGGGCGTGAGGTCGCCCACGAGGCCATCAAGGAGAACGCGGTCGCTTCCGCCCTGGCCATGCGCGAGCAGGGCACGGAGCGCAATGAGCTGCTGGACAAGCTGGCCGCCGACGAGCGCATTCCGCTGGACCGCGCCCAGTTGGACGAGCTGATGGCCGACAAGCTCTCGTTCACGGGCGCCGCGGGTGACCAGGTCACAGCCCTCGTCTCCCGGATCGAGGAGATCACCAAGCAGCACCCGGAGGCCGCCGGGTACGCGCCTGGTTCCATCCTCTGA